The Caulobacter sp. FWC26 genome contains a region encoding:
- a CDS encoding F0F1 ATP synthase subunit delta: protein MADETKATDAGQRYAQSLFELTIENGNLAKVEADLKSLKAMIADSADLRRLIASPAFSAEDKGKGLVAVAVKARFDMLTTKFLGLVAANGRTGDLLGAISAFVELSAKHRGVVTAEVVSAAALSPTQLKGVQAALAEALGKTPEVSTRVDPSLLGGLKVRVGSRLFDASLRSKLDSLKFALKRA from the coding sequence GTGGCGGACGAAACCAAGGCGACGGATGCGGGTCAGCGCTATGCGCAGTCCCTCTTCGAACTGACGATCGAGAACGGCAATCTGGCCAAGGTCGAGGCCGACCTGAAGAGCCTGAAGGCGATGATCGCTGACAGCGCCGACCTGCGCCGCCTGATCGCCAGCCCGGCTTTCTCGGCCGAGGACAAGGGTAAAGGTCTCGTCGCCGTGGCCGTGAAGGCCCGGTTTGACATGCTGACCACGAAGTTCCTGGGCCTGGTGGCCGCCAACGGCCGCACCGGCGACCTCCTGGGCGCCATCTCGGCCTTCGTCGAGCTGTCGGCCAAGCACCGCGGCGTGGTGACGGCGGAAGTCGTCTCGGCCGCCGCCCTGTCGCCGACCCAGCTGAAGGGCGTGCAAGCGGCCCTGGCCGAGGCCCTCGGCAAGACCCCCGAAGTTTCCACGCGCGTCGATCCGTCCCTGTTGGGCGGTCTGAAGGTGCGCGTTGGTTCGCGTCTCTTCGACGCTTCGCTCCGTTCGAAGCTCGATTCCCTGAAATTCGCCCTGAAGCGCGCCTGA
- the atpA gene encoding F0F1 ATP synthase subunit alpha codes for MDIRAAEISAILKSQIANFGEEAAVSDVGQVLSVGDGIARIYGLDNVQAGEMLEFPKAGVKGMALNLERDNVGAVIFGQDQEIKEGDEVRRLGEIVDVPVGRGLLGRVVNPLGEPIDGKGPIQYTERRRVDVKAPGIIPRKSVHEPVQTGLKSIDTLIPVGRGQRELIIGDRQTGKTAVAIDTILNQKAVNAGKDESAKLYCVYVAIGQKRSTVAQIVKTLEEHGALEYTTVVVASASEPAPLQYLAPFAGCAMGEWFRDNGLHGLIIYDDLSKQAVAYRQMSLLLRRPPGREAYPGDVFYLHSRLLERAAKLNEDNGSGSLTALPIIETQANDVSAYIPTNVISITDGQIFLETDLFYQGIRPAVNVGISVSRVGSSAQIKAMKQVAGPIKGELAQYREMAAFAKFGSDLDASTQKMLARGERLTELLKQPQYAPLSVEEQVCVIYAGTRGYLDGIPTSSVRRFESEFLARLHSQHADLLEGIRTKKALDKDLENTLKSALDSFSSTFA; via the coding sequence ATGGACATCCGCGCCGCCGAAATCTCGGCCATCCTCAAGTCGCAGATCGCCAACTTCGGCGAAGAGGCCGCCGTCTCGGACGTCGGCCAGGTGCTGTCCGTCGGTGACGGCATCGCCCGCATCTACGGCCTGGACAACGTCCAAGCCGGTGAAATGCTGGAGTTCCCGAAAGCCGGCGTGAAGGGCATGGCCCTGAACCTCGAGCGCGACAACGTCGGCGCCGTGATCTTCGGTCAGGACCAGGAAATCAAGGAAGGCGACGAAGTCCGTCGCCTCGGCGAGATCGTGGACGTGCCGGTCGGCCGTGGCCTGCTGGGCCGCGTCGTCAACCCGCTGGGCGAGCCGATCGACGGCAAGGGTCCGATCCAGTACACCGAGCGTCGCCGCGTCGACGTGAAGGCTCCGGGCATCATTCCGCGCAAGTCGGTGCACGAGCCGGTGCAAACCGGCCTGAAGTCGATCGACACCCTGATCCCGGTCGGCCGTGGCCAGCGCGAGCTGATCATCGGTGACCGTCAGACCGGCAAGACCGCCGTCGCCATCGACACCATCCTGAACCAGAAGGCCGTGAACGCCGGCAAGGACGAGAGCGCCAAGCTCTACTGCGTCTATGTCGCCATCGGCCAGAAGCGCTCGACCGTCGCCCAGATCGTCAAGACCCTGGAAGAGCACGGCGCCCTGGAATACACGACCGTCGTCGTGGCCTCGGCCTCGGAGCCGGCCCCGCTGCAGTACCTGGCCCCGTTCGCCGGCTGCGCCATGGGCGAGTGGTTCCGCGACAACGGCCTGCACGGCCTGATCATCTATGACGATCTGTCCAAGCAGGCCGTCGCCTACCGTCAGATGTCGCTGCTGCTGCGCCGCCCGCCAGGCCGTGAAGCCTATCCGGGCGACGTGTTCTACCTGCACTCCCGTCTGCTGGAGCGCGCCGCGAAGCTGAACGAAGACAACGGTTCGGGCTCGCTGACGGCGCTGCCGATCATCGAAACCCAGGCCAACGACGTGTCGGCCTACATCCCGACCAACGTGATCTCGATCACCGACGGCCAGATCTTCCTGGAAACCGACCTGTTCTACCAAGGCATCCGCCCGGCCGTGAACGTCGGCATCTCGGTGTCGCGCGTCGGTTCGTCGGCCCAGATCAAGGCGATGAAGCAAGTCGCCGGCCCGATTAAGGGCGAGTTGGCCCAGTACCGTGAAATGGCCGCCTTCGCGAAGTTCGGCTCGGACCTCGACGCCTCGACCCAGAAGATGCTGGCCCGCGGCGAGCGCCTGACCGAGCTGCTGAAGCAGCCGCAATACGCGCCGCTGTCGGTCGAAGAGCAGGTCTGCGTGATCTACGCCGGCACCCGCGGTTACCTCGACGGCATCCCGACCTCGTCGGTGCGTCGCTTCGAGAGCGAGTTCCTGGCCCGTCTGCACAGCCAGCACGCCGACCTTCTGGAAGGCATCCGCACCAAGAAGGCGCTCGACAAGGATCTGGAGAACACGCTGAAGAGCGCGCTCGACAGCTTCTCGTCGACCTTCGCCTAA
- a CDS encoding F0F1 ATP synthase subunit gamma yields the protein MASLKEMRNRISSVKATQKITKAMQMVAAAKLRRSQDAAEAARPYARRLASVIANLAAGVSGDGAPKLLAGTGRDDRHLVVVAAADRGLAGGFTSSIVRAARAHIDGLIAQGKDVRVICVGKKVTAQLAKPYAGCIVDTFDLSSYRQLTLAVAQPIADLITREYEAGETDVVTLFYSRFKSVVQQIPTGLQLIPAMVEGAEAASGPAAVYEYEPSEEAILETLLPRNLTVQILSALLDNMAGFYASQMTAMDNATRNAGDMIKRYTLEYNRSRQAQITKELIEIISGAEAV from the coding sequence ATGGCCAGCTTGAAGGAAATGCGCAATCGGATCTCGAGCGTCAAAGCGACGCAAAAGATCACGAAAGCGATGCAGATGGTGGCGGCGGCCAAGCTGCGCCGGAGCCAGGACGCGGCTGAAGCCGCCCGTCCTTACGCCCGGCGTCTTGCCAGCGTCATCGCCAACCTCGCCGCCGGCGTCTCCGGCGACGGCGCCCCGAAGCTCCTGGCCGGCACAGGCCGTGACGATCGCCACCTGGTGGTTGTCGCTGCGGCCGATCGCGGCCTGGCGGGCGGCTTCACCTCGTCGATCGTTCGCGCCGCGCGCGCCCACATCGACGGGCTGATCGCCCAGGGCAAGGATGTCCGCGTGATCTGCGTCGGCAAGAAGGTCACGGCTCAACTGGCCAAGCCCTATGCCGGCTGTATCGTCGACACCTTCGACCTGTCGTCCTACCGCCAGCTGACGCTGGCCGTGGCGCAGCCGATCGCCGATCTGATCACCCGCGAATACGAGGCGGGGGAGACCGATGTGGTCACCCTGTTCTACAGCCGCTTCAAGTCGGTGGTGCAGCAGATCCCGACGGGCCTGCAGTTGATCCCGGCCATGGTCGAGGGCGCCGAAGCGGCCTCGGGCCCGGCTGCGGTCTATGAGTACGAGCCCTCGGAAGAGGCCATTCTCGAGACCCTGCTGCCGCGCAACCTGACGGTCCAGATCCTCTCGGCCCTGCTGGACAACATGGCCGGCTTCTACGCCAGCCAGATGACCGCCATGGACAACGCCACGCGCAACGCCGGCGACATGATCAAGCGCTACACCCTCGAGTACAACCGTTCCCGCCAGGCCCAGATCACCAAGGAGCTGATCGAGATCATCTCCGGCGCCGAAGCCGTCTGA
- the atpD gene encoding F0F1 ATP synthase subunit beta encodes MAKTPAEKPATAAKKPAAAKAAAAPKAAAAKAPAAAAKAPAAKKPAAPKAAAPKAPATNLDGATGRLVQIIGAVVDIEFDGALPAILNAVETVNEATGQRLVFEVAQHLGQNTVRAIAMDATEGLVRGQAVRDTGEPIRVPVGPGTLGRIMNVIGEPIDEQGPIRSDISRTIHRDAPSFAEQTNTAEVLVTGIKVIDLMCPYTKGGKIGLFGGAGVGKTVTMQELINNIAKAYGGYSVLAGVGERTREGNDLYHEMIESNVNVDPKANNGSTEGSRCALVYGQMNEPPGARARVALTGLSIAEYFRDEEGKDVLLFVDNIFRFTQAGAEVSALLGRIPSAVGYQPTLATEMGNLQERITSTNKGSITSVQAIYVPADDLTDPAPATSFAHLDATTVLSRDIAAQAIFPAVDPLDSTSRIMDPLVIGEEHYTVARRVQEVLQQYKALKDIIAILGMDELSEEDKLIVARARKIQRFLSQPFHVAEQFTNTPGAFVQLKDTIRSFKGIVDGEYDHLPEGAFYMVGPIEEAVAKAEKMAAEA; translated from the coding sequence ATGGCCAAGACCCCCGCTGAAAAGCCGGCGACCGCCGCCAAGAAGCCCGCCGCCGCCAAGGCCGCCGCTGCTCCGAAGGCCGCCGCCGCCAAGGCTCCCGCCGCCGCCGCCAAGGCTCCGGCCGCCAAGAAGCCGGCCGCGCCGAAGGCCGCCGCGCCCAAGGCTCCGGCCACCAACCTGGACGGCGCCACCGGCCGTCTCGTCCAGATCATCGGCGCCGTCGTCGACATCGAGTTCGACGGCGCTCTGCCGGCGATCCTGAACGCCGTCGAGACCGTCAACGAGGCCACTGGCCAGCGCCTGGTGTTCGAAGTCGCCCAGCATCTGGGCCAGAACACCGTCCGCGCCATCGCCATGGACGCCACCGAGGGTCTGGTCCGTGGTCAGGCCGTGCGCGACACCGGCGAGCCGATCCGCGTTCCGGTCGGTCCGGGCACGCTGGGCCGCATCATGAACGTGATCGGCGAGCCGATCGACGAGCAGGGCCCGATCCGTTCGGACATCAGCCGCACGATCCACCGTGACGCCCCGTCCTTCGCCGAGCAGACCAACACCGCTGAAGTGCTGGTCACGGGCATCAAGGTCATCGACCTGATGTGCCCCTACACCAAGGGCGGCAAGATCGGCCTGTTCGGCGGCGCCGGCGTCGGCAAGACCGTGACGATGCAGGAACTGATCAACAACATCGCCAAGGCTTACGGCGGTTACTCGGTTCTGGCCGGCGTGGGCGAACGCACCCGCGAAGGCAACGACCTCTATCACGAGATGATCGAGTCGAACGTGAACGTCGACCCGAAGGCCAACAACGGCTCGACCGAAGGCTCGCGCTGCGCCCTCGTTTACGGCCAGATGAACGAACCCCCGGGCGCCCGCGCCCGCGTGGCCCTGACCGGCCTGTCGATCGCGGAATACTTCCGTGACGAAGAAGGCAAGGACGTGCTGCTGTTCGTCGACAACATCTTCCGCTTCACCCAAGCCGGCGCCGAAGTGTCGGCTCTGCTGGGCCGCATCCCCTCGGCCGTGGGCTACCAGCCCACCCTGGCCACCGAGATGGGCAACCTGCAGGAGCGCATCACCTCGACGAACAAGGGCTCGATCACCTCGGTGCAGGCCATCTACGTCCCCGCCGACGACCTGACCGACCCGGCTCCGGCCACCTCGTTCGCCCACTTGGACGCCACCACCGTTCTGTCGCGTGACATCGCGGCCCAGGCCATCTTCCCGGCCGTGGACCCGCTGGACTCGACCTCGCGGATCATGGACCCTCTGGTCATCGGCGAAGAGCACTACACGGTGGCTCGTCGCGTCCAGGAAGTCCTGCAGCAGTACAAGGCCCTGAAGGACATCATCGCCATCCTGGGCATGGACGAGCTGTCGGAAGAGGACAAGCTGATCGTGGCCCGCGCCCGCAAGATCCAGCGCTTCCTGTCCCAGCCGTTCCACGTCGCCGAGCAGTTCACCAACACGCCGGGCGCCTTCGTCCAGCTGAAGGACACGATCCGCTCGTTCAAGGGCATCGTCGACGGCGAGTACGACCACCTGCCGGAAGGCGCCTTCTACATGGTCGGTCCGATCGAAGAAGCCGTGGCCAAGGCCGAAAAGATGGCGGCTGAAGCCTAA
- a CDS encoding ATP synthase F1 subunit epsilon, with the protein MAKLHFSLVAPERELFSGEVDMVQAPGAEGDFGVLANHAPFMTTLREGKVTVKDGATTKVFDIQGGFADVGPEGLTILAEHAVEAL; encoded by the coding sequence ATGGCCAAGCTGCACTTCTCTCTGGTCGCCCCCGAGCGCGAACTGTTCTCGGGCGAGGTGGACATGGTCCAGGCTCCCGGCGCCGAAGGCGACTTCGGCGTGCTGGCCAACCACGCCCCGTTCATGACCACCCTGCGTGAAGGCAAGGTGACCGTGAAGGACGGCGCGACCACCAAGGTGTTCGATATCCAGGGCGGTTTCGCCGACGTTGGGCCGGAAGGTCTGACGATCCTGGCGGAACACGCGGTCGAGGCTCTCTGA
- the sugE gene encoding quaternary ammonium compound efflux SMR transporter SugE has product MAWIILFIAGLFEVGWAVGLKFTEGFTRPIPIVLTAISLVLSMGLLGWAVKSLPLGTAYAVWTGIGAVGTAIVGIVVFKEPATAARLVCFGLIVAGILGLKLFSPQ; this is encoded by the coding sequence GTGGCCTGGATTATTCTCTTCATCGCCGGCCTTTTCGAAGTGGGCTGGGCCGTGGGCCTGAAGTTCACCGAGGGTTTCACGCGGCCGATCCCGATCGTGCTGACGGCGATCAGTCTGGTGCTGTCGATGGGGCTTCTGGGCTGGGCGGTGAAGAGCCTGCCGCTGGGCACCGCCTATGCGGTGTGGACCGGGATCGGGGCGGTCGGTACGGCTATCGTCGGGATCGTGGTGTTCAAGGAGCCGGCCACCGCCGCCCGGCTGGTCTGCTTTGGCCTGATTGTCGCCGGGATCCTCGGACTGAAACTGTTCAGTCCACAGTAG
- a CDS encoding alpha/beta fold hydrolase, whose translation MRAPVIMVHGAFCGGWTFDGFRAPFEAAGHRVLTPDLIGHDGVSSAAGVSMSDYARQISRLIETCEAPPILIGHSMGGLVVQMAAARAPVSKLILLAPSAPWGVSGASLEEAVSAVSLYALGPYWMQAIAPDYGVVRRYSVDRLERADRKAIFARMTAESGRALWETLNWWLDPFMTTNVRAPACPVLAIAGGKDVIHPPATVRQTAARLGGQVEVFAEMSHWLPGEPGWEAVASRCLDFIAAEGRVAA comes from the coding sequence ATGCGCGCACCGGTGATCATGGTCCACGGCGCCTTCTGCGGCGGGTGGACGTTCGATGGGTTCCGCGCGCCGTTCGAGGCGGCGGGGCATCGCGTGTTGACGCCCGACCTGATCGGCCACGACGGCGTCAGCAGCGCCGCCGGTGTCTCGATGTCCGACTATGCCCGCCAGATCAGCCGGCTCATAGAAACCTGCGAAGCCCCGCCGATTCTGATCGGTCACTCGATGGGCGGCCTGGTCGTCCAGATGGCGGCGGCGCGCGCGCCCGTCTCCAAGCTGATCCTGCTGGCGCCATCCGCGCCCTGGGGTGTTTCGGGCGCCAGCCTGGAAGAGGCTGTTTCTGCGGTCAGCCTCTACGCCCTGGGTCCCTACTGGATGCAGGCCATCGCCCCGGACTATGGCGTGGTGCGCCGCTACAGCGTCGACCGCCTGGAACGCGCCGACCGCAAGGCGATCTTCGCGCGAATGACAGCCGAAAGCGGCCGCGCCCTGTGGGAGACACTGAACTGGTGGCTGGACCCGTTCATGACCACCAATGTGCGCGCCCCGGCCTGTCCGGTGCTGGCCATCGCGGGGGGCAAGGATGTGATCCATCCGCCGGCCACGGTTCGCCAGACGGCCGCGCGCCTAGGCGGCCAGGTCGAGGTCTTCGCCGAAATGAGCCACTGGCTACCGGGCGAACCGGGTTGGGAGGCGGTGGCGTCGCGGTGCCTCGACTTCATCGCCGCCGAAGGGCGCGTGGCCGCCTGA
- a CDS encoding alpha/beta hydrolase, with protein sequence MADTVLLIHGYGCAGDVWGPVAERLKAEGYRVEAPTIRSAVRTVDGPRAGLAGLTLADYVAEMSALAQTLAKETGKKPLVFGHSMGGLIAQKIAEAGHASALVLFAPASPADARGKPKLSPVFTFLNMALQPKPETKAGKMWKPGFKFGVMNAVPASRHDALYATMVHDSGQVLADLAWPDKDPNKAAHVDAAKVTVPILVLAGALDRTTPLDDVQRIGRKYASADIKIYPNNAHYLIDEPNTMKILDDVIAWLRGKNQTPAAPAAPAPKAAPEPAPEPAKTPEPAPVEAAAPPPEPVKAAEPAPAPAAKKAAAPKAAAKPKAEAKPKPPAKAPAAKTAAPKAKAAPAAEPAAKAPTKAKAPAKAPAKAPAKPAAAAKPKPEAKPKAAAKPAAEKAPAAKKAAAPKAAAPKPAVKAAAKAAPAAKAPAAPKAAKAPATKAPAKSSPKAKK encoded by the coding sequence ATGGCGGACACGGTTCTGTTGATTCACGGCTACGGCTGCGCGGGCGACGTCTGGGGACCGGTCGCCGAGCGACTGAAGGCCGAGGGCTATCGCGTCGAAGCGCCGACCATTCGCTCGGCCGTGCGGACGGTCGACGGCCCGCGCGCGGGCCTGGCGGGCCTGACCCTGGCCGACTACGTCGCCGAGATGAGCGCCCTGGCCCAGACCCTGGCCAAGGAGACGGGCAAGAAGCCGCTGGTCTTTGGCCACTCAATGGGCGGCCTGATCGCCCAGAAGATCGCGGAGGCCGGCCACGCCTCGGCGCTGGTTCTGTTCGCCCCCGCCTCGCCGGCGGACGCGCGCGGCAAGCCGAAGCTCTCCCCCGTCTTCACCTTCCTGAACATGGCCCTGCAGCCCAAGCCCGAGACCAAGGCGGGCAAGATGTGGAAGCCGGGCTTCAAGTTCGGCGTGATGAACGCGGTGCCGGCCAGCCGTCACGACGCCCTCTACGCCACCATGGTGCATGACAGCGGCCAGGTGCTGGCCGATCTGGCCTGGCCGGACAAGGATCCGAACAAGGCCGCGCACGTTGACGCCGCTAAGGTGACGGTTCCGATCCTCGTGCTGGCAGGAGCGCTGGACCGCACCACGCCGCTGGACGACGTCCAGCGGATCGGCCGCAAGTACGCCAGCGCCGATATCAAGATCTATCCCAACAACGCCCACTATCTCATAGACGAGCCGAACACGATGAAGATCCTCGATGACGTGATCGCCTGGCTGCGGGGCAAGAACCAGACGCCTGCCGCACCGGCCGCACCGGCTCCCAAGGCCGCGCCCGAACCGGCCCCTGAACCAGCCAAGACGCCCGAGCCGGCGCCTGTAGAGGCCGCCGCCCCGCCGCCCGAGCCCGTAAAGGCCGCTGAGCCCGCCCCCGCCCCGGCCGCGAAGAAGGCCGCTGCGCCGAAGGCTGCGGCCAAGCCGAAGGCCGAAGCCAAGCCCAAGCCCCCGGCCAAGGCTCCCGCCGCCAAGACGGCCGCGCCGAAAGCCAAGGCGGCGCCGGCCGCCGAGCCTGCCGCCAAGGCCCCGACCAAGGCCAAAGCGCCGGCTAAGGCTCCCGCCAAGGCCCCGGCCAAGCCCGCTGCCGCCGCAAAGCCCAAGCCCGAAGCCAAGCCGAAGGCGGCGGCCAAGCCTGCGGCCGAAAAGGCGCCGGCGGCGAAGAAGGCCGCCGCTCCCAAGGCGGCGGCCCCGAAGCCGGCGGTCAAGGCTGCGGCCAAGGCCGCTCCGGCCGCCAAGGCCCCTGCCGCGCCGAAGGCCGCCAAGGCGCCTGCGACAAAGGCGCCGGCCAAATCCTCGCCCAAAGCCAAGAAGTAA
- a CDS encoding RNA pyrophosphohydrolase has product MTELDHPQHRPNVGVVLFHPDGRVWLGRRHRQAPPYNWQFPQGGVDDGEDLEAAARRELAEETGVTSVELLGRTQGWITYDFPPEVLANPKHTRGWRGQKQVWFAYRFVGEESEIDLEADEHIEFDAWRWGRLDETPELIVPFKRGVYEAVVAAFQGFAGGA; this is encoded by the coding sequence ATGACCGAGCTTGACCATCCCCAACACCGCCCGAACGTCGGCGTCGTCCTGTTCCATCCGGACGGTCGCGTGTGGCTGGGTCGCCGTCATCGGCAGGCCCCGCCCTATAACTGGCAGTTTCCGCAAGGCGGCGTGGACGACGGCGAGGACCTGGAAGCCGCAGCCCGCCGCGAACTCGCCGAGGAAACGGGCGTTACCTCAGTGGAGCTTCTGGGCCGCACTCAGGGCTGGATCACCTACGACTTCCCGCCCGAGGTTCTGGCCAATCCGAAGCACACGCGCGGCTGGCGGGGCCAGAAACAGGTCTGGTTCGCCTATCGCTTTGTCGGCGAGGAGTCGGAAATCGATCTGGAAGCAGACGAACACATCGAGTTCGACGCCTGGCGATGGGGCAGGCTCGACGAAACGCCCGAACTGATCGTACCCTTCAAGCGCGGAGTCTACGAAGCGGTGGTCGCCGCGTTCCAGGGGTTCGCGGGCGGGGCCTGA
- a CDS encoding divergent polysaccharide deacetylase family protein — protein MAVSFSRKPAYAAAAPVSGAPNDLRAKFMAAVRNPYISASGAALLFLSSLATLVLITSDPHAGSPVIRLELTKIGATKNAPEGWREALGGDPAHEASLVPGELGLSAKPFGLLMAQAEGEPPAAEGLENTPAIPQGPGLPQAPIAGLTAPGPGGAPLPIIAADGRTAAEAYARPFTPNGRPKVSVVIGGLGLNAQTTRAAIETLPGEITLSFAPYAEGLQGWIDLARAHGHEVLLETPMEPADYPANDPGPYTLIAANRPEDTVRKLEWLMSRATGYFGLSNYLGARFVDNDQAMNTFNGVLKARGLAFIDDGLAARRAGPIPRASADRVIDDELSASAIDAQLRALENGAAARGQSLGSGFAYPVTISQVRAWAAGLQARGIQLAPASALAQR, from the coding sequence ATGGCCGTCTCGTTCTCACGAAAGCCCGCCTACGCCGCCGCCGCGCCCGTTTCGGGCGCGCCCAACGACCTGCGCGCCAAGTTCATGGCGGCGGTCCGCAACCCCTACATCAGCGCCAGCGGCGCGGCGCTTCTGTTTCTCTCCTCGCTGGCGACGCTGGTCCTGATCACCAGCGATCCGCACGCAGGCTCGCCGGTGATTCGGCTGGAGCTGACCAAGATCGGCGCCACTAAGAACGCTCCGGAAGGCTGGCGCGAAGCGCTAGGCGGCGACCCCGCGCACGAGGCCAGCCTGGTCCCGGGCGAACTGGGTCTTTCGGCCAAGCCTTTTGGCCTCCTGATGGCGCAGGCCGAGGGCGAGCCCCCCGCCGCCGAGGGCCTGGAGAACACGCCTGCGATCCCGCAAGGCCCCGGCCTGCCGCAGGCGCCGATCGCCGGCCTGACCGCGCCTGGTCCGGGCGGAGCCCCCTTGCCGATCATCGCCGCAGACGGCCGAACGGCCGCCGAGGCCTATGCCCGCCCGTTCACGCCGAACGGCCGGCCCAAGGTGTCGGTCGTCATCGGCGGTCTGGGCCTGAACGCCCAGACCACCCGCGCCGCGATCGAAACCCTGCCGGGCGAGATCACCCTTTCCTTCGCGCCCTACGCCGAGGGCCTGCAAGGCTGGATCGACCTGGCCCGCGCGCACGGCCACGAGGTGCTGCTGGAGACGCCGATGGAGCCGGCCGACTATCCGGCCAACGATCCGGGGCCCTACACCCTGATCGCCGCGAACCGGCCCGAAGACACCGTCCGCAAGCTGGAGTGGCTGATGTCGCGCGCCACCGGCTATTTTGGCCTTTCCAACTATCTGGGCGCGCGCTTCGTCGACAACGACCAGGCGATGAACACCTTCAATGGCGTCTTGAAGGCGCGGGGCTTGGCCTTCATCGACGATGGCCTGGCCGCGCGCCGCGCGGGTCCGATCCCGCGCGCCTCGGCCGACCGGGTGATCGACGACGAGCTCTCAGCCAGCGCCATCGACGCCCAGTTGCGCGCCCTGGAGAACGGCGCGGCGGCGCGGGGACAGTCGCTGGGCTCGGGCTTCGCCTATCCGGTGACCATCAGCCAGGTTCGCGCCTGGGCGGCCGGCCTGCAGGCGCGAGGGATTCAGCTAGCTCCCGCATCGGCCCTGGCGCAGCGTTGA